In the genome of Flavobacterium panacagri, one region contains:
- a CDS encoding MFS transporter codes for MDINTTKSYTKYYVIAWIFGLIFYFLDYVIRSAPAVMFPELSQSFSVNEIRLVEIIGTYYYTYSTCSLIAGIALDRFGAKYSLFAGAFILGIGCLLFMISNQFSGVTGRLFQGAGCAFAFPGCVYLASKGFSSKSLATAIGFTQCLGMLGGSAGQFVVGPLIEEGMNINNFWLFSGIFTIIVAFGLWFITPANAVDKNTAKKQSLLEPYKIVFSNPQSWFCGIISGLLFAPTTIFAMTWAVDFFQKDRTFDFHTATISSAMVAFGWVFGCPLLGYITDKINKRKPVLVFGALMMILALLQLLYFPNIFPAKYSMFLLGVASGAAMIPYSIIKEANPDNVKGSATGAINFITFGVTTLLSPLFSHLFGKTLHSTVDKTNHFQQAGLFWIVGITIAILISFLLKETGEGEKPDKITA; via the coding sequence ATGGATATAAATACCACAAAATCGTACACCAAATACTATGTAATTGCATGGATATTTGGTTTGATTTTCTATTTTTTAGATTATGTAATACGATCTGCTCCGGCAGTCATGTTTCCAGAACTTTCGCAGAGTTTTTCTGTTAATGAAATCAGGTTAGTAGAAATCATTGGAACCTATTATTATACTTATTCGACCTGCAGTTTAATAGCCGGGATCGCTTTGGATCGATTTGGAGCAAAATATTCTCTCTTTGCTGGAGCATTCATTTTAGGAATTGGCTGCTTGCTATTTATGATTTCTAATCAGTTTAGTGGTGTTACTGGTCGGTTATTTCAAGGTGCTGGATGTGCTTTTGCTTTTCCAGGCTGCGTATATCTTGCCAGTAAAGGATTCTCTTCAAAATCACTTGCCACTGCAATTGGTTTTACACAATGTCTCGGGATGCTTGGAGGATCGGCAGGACAATTTGTTGTAGGTCCTTTGATCGAAGAAGGTATGAATATCAATAACTTTTGGCTCTTCAGTGGAATTTTTACAATCATTGTAGCTTTTGGACTTTGGTTCATAACTCCTGCAAATGCGGTAGATAAAAATACAGCAAAGAAACAGAGTCTGCTAGAACCGTATAAAATTGTTTTTAGCAATCCACAATCTTGGTTTTGTGGTATTATTTCGGGACTTTTGTTTGCCCCAACAACTATATTCGCGATGACATGGGCAGTTGATTTTTTCCAGAAAGACCGTACGTTTGACTTTCATACCGCTACAATTTCGAGCGCAATGGTCGCTTTTGGCTGGGTATTTGGGTGTCCGTTATTAGGATATATTACTGATAAGATAAACAAACGAAAACCTGTCTTAGTATTTGGTGCTTTAATGATGATTCTCGCCTTATTACAGCTGCTATATTTTCCAAATATATTTCCAGCTAAATACAGCATGTTTTTATTAGGTGTAGCATCTGGAGCTGCCATGATTCCTTATTCCATAATTAAAGAAGCTAATCCTGATAATGTAAAAGGAAGCGCTACTGGAGCTATTAATTTTATAACTTTTGGAGTAACAACACTTTTAAGTCCTTTATTCAGTCATTTATTTGGTAAAACGCTTCATAGTACAGTGGATAAAACAAATCACTTTCAACAAGCTGGCCTTTTTTGGATTGTTGGAATCACAATAGCTATTTTAATAAGTTTTCTACTGAAAGAAACAGGCGAGGGTGAAAAGCCTGATAAAATTACTGCATAA
- a CDS encoding J domain-containing protein, which produces MDYIDYYKVLDVTKSATEADIKKAYRKLARKYHPDLNPNDKEAEKKFKEINEANEVLSNPENRKKYDKYGKDWKHADEFEKAGYDPDQQQYSRQQSNGGQGFSGFEGGDFSGSDFSGSDFSDFFNSMYGGGRSRSQSKYRGQDFNAELELDLKAAYTTHKQNLTVNGKNIRITIPAGVENGQIIKIPNHGGPGVNGGPNGDLYITFLIANNSDFKREGNNLYTEASLDLYTAILGGETYINTFDGKVKIKVPAETQPGTKIKLKGKGFPVYKKENEFGDLYITYSIKIPTKLSDKEKELFEELAKLRNHEK; this is translated from the coding sequence ATGGATTATATCGATTATTATAAAGTATTGGATGTGACAAAATCTGCAACTGAAGCTGATATTAAAAAAGCATATCGTAAACTAGCTCGAAAATATCATCCTGATTTGAATCCGAATGATAAAGAAGCTGAAAAAAAATTCAAAGAAATTAATGAAGCTAATGAAGTTCTAAGCAATCCTGAAAATCGAAAAAAATACGACAAATACGGAAAAGATTGGAAACATGCTGATGAATTTGAAAAAGCCGGCTACGACCCGGATCAGCAACAATATTCTAGACAGCAAAGTAACGGCGGACAAGGTTTTTCTGGTTTTGAAGGAGGCGATTTTTCTGGAAGTGATTTTTCTGGAAGTGATTTTTCTGATTTCTTCAATTCCATGTACGGTGGCGGAAGAAGCAGATCACAGTCAAAGTATAGAGGACAGGATTTTAATGCCGAATTAGAATTAGATTTAAAAGCCGCTTATACAACACACAAACAAAACTTAACTGTAAATGGTAAAAATATTAGAATTACGATTCCTGCAGGTGTTGAAAACGGACAGATTATTAAGATTCCAAATCATGGCGGGCCTGGAGTGAACGGTGGGCCAAACGGTGATTTATACATTACTTTTTTAATTGCTAATAATTCTGATTTCAAACGTGAAGGCAATAATTTATACACCGAAGCATCGCTTGATTTATATACTGCAATTCTAGGAGGAGAAACATATATCAATACATTTGACGGAAAAGTAAAAATTAAAGTTCCTGCAGAAACACAGCCAGGGACAAAAATAAAATTGAAAGGAAAGGGATTTCCAGTTTATAAAAAAGAAAATGAATTTGGCGATTTATACATCACCTATTCCATAAAAATTCCTACAAAATTATCAGATAAAGAGAAAGAATTATTTGAAGAACTAGCAAAACTAAGAAATCATGAAAAGTAA
- a CDS encoding chaperone modulator CbpM: MKSKNLIQIKQFCLYHEIENTFITELNNYGLIQIITEENDEFLEPEQLPTVEKMIRMHYDLKINLEGIDAIAHLLNKIETLQYNLNVVSNKLRLYEEKDTE, translated from the coding sequence ATGAAAAGTAAAAACCTAATCCAGATAAAACAGTTTTGTTTGTATCACGAAATTGAAAACACTTTTATAACCGAGCTCAATAATTATGGTTTAATTCAAATCATTACAGAAGAAAATGATGAATTTCTGGAACCAGAACAGCTTCCAACGGTAGAAAAAATGATTCGTATGCATTACGACCTTAAAATTAATCTGGAAGGAATTGATGCTATTGCTCATTTGTTAAACAAAATTGAAACCTTACAGTATAATCTAAACGTAGTCAGCAACAAACTGCGTTTGTACGAAGAAAAAGATACAGAGTAA
- a CDS encoding thiamine pyrophosphate-dependent enzyme has product MSKIVAEQLVDMLVEAGVKRVYAVTGDSLNHFNDAVRRSGKIKWIHVRHEEVGAYAAAAEAELDGFAVCAGSCGPGHVHLINGLYDAHRSHVPLLAIASTINTGEMGMDYFQETNTIKLFDDCSYYNQMIMTAEQAPRIIQTAIQHALGKKGVAVIGLPGDVSQLKAVDSNISTQYFHCNPVIRPSNNELLQLAKVINESTKITLFCGIGAEKAHDQVVQLSHHIKAPVGYSFRGKMSIQPDNPNEIGMTGLLGQPSAYHSMHESHLVLLLGTDFPYDKFMPSDNKIIQIDTSTERLGRRANLYMGLCGDVADTIEALLPLLESKTDDSFLQAQLKLYASVKENMNTYINDNGGEDTIQPEYVAHIIDKLASQDAVFTVDTGMTCVWGARFIKGTGKRKMLGSFNHGSMANAMPMAIGASLAHPERQVIAMCGDGGLSMLLGDLATIHQYNIPIKIIVFNNRALGMVKLEMEVNGLPDNETDMVNPDFGLIAQAMGFQGINVHKPEEVQGAIENAFRHNGPVLLNIFTNPNALAMPPKVEWEQVIGMAKSMTRLMLGGKMEEVLDTIKSNYKHLKEGI; this is encoded by the coding sequence ATGAGTAAAATAGTTGCTGAACAATTAGTTGACATGTTGGTAGAAGCTGGAGTAAAACGCGTTTATGCGGTCACTGGCGACAGTTTAAATCATTTTAATGATGCAGTTCGCAGGAGTGGCAAGATAAAATGGATTCATGTTCGGCACGAAGAAGTTGGAGCTTATGCCGCAGCAGCCGAAGCCGAATTAGATGGTTTTGCGGTTTGCGCTGGAAGCTGCGGTCCTGGCCACGTTCATTTAATCAACGGATTGTATGATGCACATCGCTCTCATGTTCCTTTATTAGCAATCGCTTCTACAATTAATACAGGTGAAATGGGAATGGATTATTTTCAAGAAACCAATACTATTAAACTCTTCGACGATTGCAGCTACTACAATCAAATGATTATGACTGCCGAGCAAGCTCCTCGTATTATACAAACAGCCATACAACATGCTTTAGGCAAAAAAGGCGTTGCTGTTATTGGTTTGCCTGGAGATGTTTCTCAATTAAAAGCAGTTGATAGCAATATTTCAACACAGTATTTTCATTGCAATCCTGTCATTAGGCCTTCAAACAACGAACTGCTGCAATTAGCAAAAGTAATCAACGAAAGCACTAAAATAACTTTATTCTGTGGTATTGGAGCTGAGAAAGCACACGATCAGGTTGTGCAATTATCACATCATATCAAAGCTCCTGTTGGATATTCTTTTAGAGGAAAAATGAGCATTCAGCCTGATAATCCCAACGAAATAGGAATGACTGGTTTGCTGGGTCAGCCCTCTGCTTATCATAGTATGCACGAGTCCCATTTGGTTCTATTATTAGGAACTGATTTTCCGTATGATAAATTCATGCCTTCCGACAACAAAATTATTCAGATTGATACCAGTACGGAACGTTTAGGAAGAAGAGCCAATCTTTACATGGGATTATGCGGCGACGTTGCCGATACAATTGAAGCCTTATTACCTCTTTTAGAATCTAAAACCGATGATAGTTTTTTACAGGCACAGCTTAAATTATATGCCAGCGTAAAAGAAAACATGAATACCTATATTAATGACAATGGCGGAGAAGACACTATCCAACCCGAATATGTGGCTCATATCATTGATAAATTGGCTTCTCAAGATGCAGTTTTCACTGTAGATACAGGAATGACCTGCGTTTGGGGAGCGCGTTTTATTAAAGGAACTGGAAAACGAAAAATGCTAGGTTCTTTTAATCACGGATCAATGGCTAATGCAATGCCAATGGCGATTGGAGCATCTTTGGCACATCCAGAAAGACAAGTCATCGCAATGTGCGGCGACGGAGGTTTATCTATGCTCTTAGGCGATTTAGCAACGATTCATCAATACAATATTCCTATCAAAATTATTGTTTTTAATAATCGTGCTTTAGGAATGGTAAAACTCGAAATGGAAGTGAATGGTTTACCCGATAACGAAACGGATATGGTAAATCCTGATTTTGGTTTAATTGCTCAGGCAATGGGATTTCAGGGCATAAATGTTCACAAACCTGAAGAAGTTCAAGGAGCAATTGAGAATGCTTTTCGTCATAACGGACCTGTCTTATTAAATATCTTCACCAATCCGAATGCACTGGCGATGCCTCCAAAAGTTGAATGGGAACAAGTTATTGGTATGGCAAAATCAATGACAAGATTAATGCTGGGTGGTAAAATGGAAGAAGTTTTAGACACCATTAAATCCAATTACAAACATTTAAAAGAAGGCATTTAA